Proteins from one Parvibaculum lavamentivorans DS-1 genomic window:
- the aceA gene encoding isocitrate lyase — MSKKTFYDLVPGAPKGRFDNVKRNYSVEDVEKLRGSFPIEYTLATRGANKLWELLHTTDYVHSLGALSGNQAMQMARAGLKAIYLSGWQVAADANTAGAMYPDQSLYPANAGPELAKKINRALKRADEIEHSEGGAKRDWFLPIVADAEAGFGGPLNCFEIMKAYIEAGAAGVHYEDQLASEKKCGHLGGKVLIPSRAHERNLNAARLAADVSGTPTLIMARTDAESANLITSDIDERDHEFIDFEKGRTIEGFYRLKPGTGVDHCIKRGLSFAPYADLLWWETSKPNLDDAKRFAEAIRKEYPDQLLAYNCSPSFNWEANLDKATIAKFQKEIAAMGYKYQFVTLAGFHQLNHGMFELASGYRDRGMAAYSELQQAEFASESKGYTATRHQREVGTGYFDMVSIAAAGGESSTTALGDSTEADQFKKAGAH, encoded by the coding sequence ATGAGCAAGAAGACCTTTTACGATCTCGTCCCCGGAGCGCCCAAGGGCCGCTTCGACAATGTGAAGCGCAACTACAGCGTCGAAGACGTCGAGAAGCTGCGCGGCTCCTTCCCCATCGAGTACACGCTCGCCACGCGCGGCGCGAACAAGCTCTGGGAACTCCTGCACACGACCGACTATGTGCATTCGCTGGGCGCCCTTTCCGGCAACCAGGCCATGCAGATGGCGCGCGCGGGCCTGAAGGCGATCTATCTCTCGGGCTGGCAGGTTGCCGCCGACGCCAACACCGCCGGCGCGATGTATCCCGACCAGTCGCTCTATCCCGCGAATGCCGGTCCGGAACTCGCGAAGAAGATCAACCGTGCGCTCAAGCGCGCCGACGAGATCGAGCATTCGGAAGGCGGCGCCAAGCGCGACTGGTTCCTGCCGATCGTCGCCGACGCGGAAGCCGGTTTCGGCGGCCCGCTCAACTGCTTCGAAATCATGAAGGCCTATATCGAAGCGGGCGCCGCCGGCGTCCACTACGAAGACCAGCTCGCGTCGGAAAAGAAGTGCGGCCATCTCGGCGGCAAGGTTCTGATCCCGAGCCGCGCCCATGAGCGCAACCTGAACGCCGCGCGCCTCGCCGCCGACGTTTCCGGCACGCCGACGCTCATCATGGCGCGTACCGACGCCGAAAGCGCGAACCTCATCACGTCGGACATCGACGAGCGCGATCACGAGTTCATCGATTTCGAGAAGGGCCGCACCATCGAAGGCTTCTACCGCCTGAAGCCGGGCACGGGCGTCGATCATTGCATCAAGCGCGGCCTCTCCTTCGCGCCTTATGCCGACCTGCTCTGGTGGGAAACTTCCAAGCCGAACCTCGACGATGCGAAGCGTTTCGCCGAGGCCATCCGCAAGGAATATCCGGACCAGCTCCTCGCCTATAACTGCTCGCCCTCCTTCAACTGGGAAGCGAATCTCGACAAGGCGACCATCGCGAAGTTCCAGAAGGAAATCGCGGCGATGGGCTACAAGTACCAGTTCGTCACGCTGGCGGGCTTCCACCAGCTCAACCACGGCATGTTCGAACTCGCGTCGGGCTACCGCGACCGCGGCATGGCCGCCTATTCCGAACTCCAGCAGGCCGAATTCGCCTCGGAGTCGAAGGGCTACACCGCGACCCGCCACCAGCGCGAAGTCGGCACCGGCTATTTCGACATGGTCTCCATCGCGGCGGCCGGTGGCGAAAGCTCCACCACGGCGCTCGGTGACTCGACCGAAGCCGACCAGTTCAAGAAAGCCGGCGCCCACTAA
- a CDS encoding right-handed parallel beta-helix repeat-containing protein yields MVWKARVRFVAAGVLAASAFLAVSASPAHADKWSPWIEGGGFLSSERDRGEVTGFAPLLQNENSLLFADVKGKLFSESVKEGNFALGYRQMTEQGWNLGVWGGYDIRESETGNTFGQAAFGFEALSVDYDARLNGYVPTSDAKAGGGLTTIELSGSQILMTGGREVPLWGIEGELGWRVPLENLGADAERNEFRVYAGGYRFDDSDLSKPVQGPRVRAEWRINEIIPGLAGSRLSFETSFQHDSYRDDQWEAGFRLRIPLFAGDAPKNLAPIERRMTEALVRDTDIVTAPSKTEKVADALTGVTFDRVARVDGSGDLDATSLAAGANSLIIVDGGNGDVPGAWIEPDQTVAGAGSVLGLRGVTSGILVNYAIPGVTPTIVSQLCGCDILSLAGSNTHVTGMVLDGDSGFADFGIFLDSNQRNLHFTNLEIREVAYAGIGGNEDNEIFVDGVNFYEDIFGIYFENRNSITVRNSVMDVLYAAGIYAGTDNVISISNMEIRRVDFGSALILNSTNDVTIANALFDDTAASAVYVGTDNTIVASGLTITESGGSGFELFDYNNLALTDVTIEDVLDSGIEGDTGNTIEAMGLTIRQTGWNGLNFNIGNTVNVTGGLLEEIGNDGVSGLLDNDFTLSGLTFRNIGLSAFYIEDDNSVSVSGSVFEGTVVEDILTVGGSGNTLSGSGNENNAVVGNNLCTAVPGSFTGTIGFDGGPDIVDGSCP; encoded by the coding sequence ATGGTCTGGAAGGCACGGGTTCGGTTCGTGGCGGCAGGCGTTCTGGCGGCATCGGCGTTCCTTGCGGTCTCGGCCTCGCCCGCTCATGCGGACAAATGGAGCCCCTGGATCGAGGGCGGCGGCTTTCTCTCCAGCGAACGCGACCGAGGCGAAGTCACCGGCTTCGCGCCGCTTCTTCAGAATGAGAACTCCCTCCTCTTCGCCGATGTGAAAGGCAAGCTCTTTTCCGAAAGTGTGAAGGAGGGCAATTTCGCGCTCGGCTATCGTCAGATGACGGAACAAGGCTGGAACCTGGGCGTCTGGGGCGGCTACGACATCCGCGAATCCGAAACCGGCAACACGTTCGGCCAGGCCGCCTTCGGCTTCGAAGCTCTCTCCGTCGATTACGACGCGCGCCTCAACGGCTATGTGCCGACGAGCGATGCGAAAGCAGGCGGCGGCCTCACAACCATCGAACTCTCCGGTTCGCAAATTCTGATGACCGGCGGCCGCGAAGTGCCGCTCTGGGGCATCGAGGGCGAACTCGGCTGGCGCGTACCGCTCGAAAACCTCGGCGCCGATGCCGAGCGCAACGAATTCCGCGTCTATGCGGGCGGCTACCGCTTCGACGACAGCGACCTTTCGAAGCCGGTGCAGGGTCCGCGCGTCCGCGCCGAATGGCGCATCAACGAAATCATTCCCGGCCTCGCGGGCTCGCGCCTCTCCTTCGAGACGAGCTTCCAGCACGACAGCTACCGCGACGACCAGTGGGAAGCCGGCTTCCGCCTGCGCATCCCGCTCTTCGCCGGCGACGCCCCGAAGAACCTCGCGCCCATCGAGCGCCGCATGACGGAAGCGCTCGTCCGCGACACCGACATCGTTACGGCGCCGAGCAAGACGGAAAAAGTCGCCGACGCCCTTACCGGCGTCACCTTCGACCGCGTGGCGCGCGTCGACGGATCGGGCGATCTCGACGCCACGTCGCTTGCGGCAGGTGCCAACAGCCTCATCATCGTCGACGGCGGAAACGGCGACGTCCCCGGCGCATGGATCGAGCCGGATCAGACCGTGGCAGGCGCGGGATCGGTCCTCGGGCTGCGCGGCGTCACTTCGGGCATCCTGGTCAACTATGCGATCCCGGGCGTCACGCCAACGATCGTTTCGCAACTTTGCGGTTGCGACATCCTGTCCCTCGCCGGCAGCAATACGCATGTGACCGGTATGGTCCTGGATGGCGACAGCGGCTTCGCCGACTTCGGTATCTTCCTCGACAGCAACCAGCGCAATCTGCATTTCACAAATCTCGAAATACGCGAAGTGGCGTATGCCGGCATCGGTGGCAACGAAGACAACGAGATATTCGTCGACGGCGTGAACTTCTACGAGGACATCTTCGGCATCTATTTCGAGAACCGGAACAGTATCACCGTCAGAAACTCGGTCATGGACGTGCTCTATGCCGCGGGTATTTACGCAGGCACCGACAACGTCATCTCGATCTCGAACATGGAAATCAGGCGCGTCGACTTTGGCTCGGCGCTCATACTGAATTCCACCAACGATGTCACCATCGCGAACGCGCTGTTCGACGACACGGCCGCATCGGCGGTCTATGTCGGAACGGACAACACCATCGTCGCGAGCGGCCTCACCATTACGGAATCGGGCGGCAGCGGCTTTGAGCTTTTCGATTACAACAATCTCGCCCTCACCGATGTCACCATCGAGGACGTGTTGGACTCCGGCATCGAAGGCGACACCGGAAACACGATCGAGGCTATGGGGCTGACGATCCGGCAGACGGGTTGGAACGGCCTCAATTTCAATATCGGCAACACGGTCAACGTGACCGGCGGTCTCCTGGAAGAGATCGGCAATGACGGCGTTTCGGGTCTGCTGGATAACGACTTCACCCTTTCGGGCTTGACCTTCCGCAACATCGGCCTGAGCGCCTTCTATATCGAGGACGACAACTCCGTGAGCGTTTCCGGCTCGGTCTTCGAAGGCACGGTCGTCGAGGACATCCTCACCGTTGGCGGGTCGGGTAATACGCTCTCCGGCTCCGGCAACGAGAACAATGCCGTTGTGGGCAACAATCTCTGCACCGCCGTGCCGGGCAGCTTCACCGGCACCATCGGCTTCGATGGCGGCCCGGATATTGTCGACGGGTCCTGCCCGTAA
- a CDS encoding right-handed parallel beta-helix repeat-containing protein, with amino-acid sequence MSRLSRLLFALPFSVSLAAAAPAFAESAAKWGPWIEAGGFLSTERDRGEATAFMPLFQSGESLLFADVKGKLFSEGVTEGNFALGYRRMTAWDVNLGLWGGYDIRESVSGNTFDQAAFGIEALAADYDFRLNGFVPLADGKAAPGMARVELSGSQILLTGGRELVLGGFEGEVGWRLPLEALGADRERHEFRLYAGGYRFDDSDLAKPVQGPRLRAEWRILDAVPGLAGSRLSFESSFQHDSYRHDQWEAGFRLRIPLYGGDAAKTLSPVERRMAEPIIRDTDIVTAPSRAEKVADALTGTVFENVVRVDSTQDLYAATHAAGANSLVLLDGSAGAVAASGIVLDGDRTLAGGGSQLALRGVASGIAVTYTVPGAAPTLLGGGCGCDDMLLLHGSNTHVTGIAFDGNSGMANSGIVVGNNKGNIHLTNLSLSDLSGGGIDLGMGNGIVMDNVHMSRIGFAGVMANDRNTIVMRNSTMDDVMLAGLYLDTDNFLHMQNVEISNVSMTGALLLNSGNEAVIENAVFSGTGDAALLAVDGNIVRASGLTIRDTGGHGIDLYDNNTFILEDSLVENTFGSSLSAMANNDITVTGATFRDAGWDAIYLLEDNRLALSDTLIGGTIGGDLLLVNDFGNVLSGSGNENAATAGGTLCTAPPGGVSGSIAFSDGSVIEDATCH; translated from the coding sequence ATGAGCCGGTTGAGCCGCCTTTTGTTTGCATTGCCATTTTCAGTATCGCTCGCCGCCGCGGCGCCGGCTTTCGCCGAGAGCGCCGCGAAATGGGGGCCGTGGATCGAGGCCGGCGGCTTTCTCTCCACGGAGCGCGATCGCGGCGAAGCCACCGCTTTCATGCCCCTCTTCCAGAGCGGCGAGAGCCTCCTCTTCGCCGATGTGAAGGGCAAACTCTTCAGCGAGGGCGTCACGGAAGGCAATTTCGCGCTCGGCTATCGCCGGATGACGGCGTGGGACGTCAATCTCGGTCTCTGGGGCGGCTACGATATTCGCGAGTCCGTCTCCGGCAACACATTCGATCAGGCGGCGTTCGGCATCGAGGCGCTTGCCGCCGACTACGATTTCCGGCTCAATGGTTTCGTGCCGCTCGCCGATGGCAAGGCGGCGCCGGGCATGGCCCGTGTGGAATTGAGCGGTTCGCAAATCCTCCTCACCGGCGGACGCGAGCTTGTGCTTGGCGGCTTCGAGGGCGAAGTCGGCTGGCGCCTGCCGCTCGAGGCGCTCGGCGCGGATCGCGAGCGTCATGAATTCCGTCTCTATGCGGGCGGCTATCGCTTCGACGACAGCGACCTCGCCAAGCCGGTGCAGGGGCCGAGGCTGCGCGCGGAATGGCGCATTCTGGATGCGGTGCCGGGCCTTGCCGGCTCGCGGCTTTCCTTCGAAAGCAGCTTCCAGCATGACAGCTACCGCCACGACCAATGGGAAGCGGGCTTCCGCCTGCGGATTCCGCTTTATGGCGGCGATGCGGCGAAGACCCTCTCGCCCGTCGAGCGGCGCATGGCCGAACCCATCATCCGCGACACGGATATCGTCACCGCGCCGAGCCGCGCCGAAAAGGTCGCAGATGCGCTGACGGGCACCGTCTTCGAGAATGTCGTGCGCGTGGATTCAACGCAGGATCTCTATGCCGCAACCCATGCCGCCGGTGCGAACAGTCTCGTCCTGCTCGATGGTTCGGCAGGCGCCGTCGCCGCCTCGGGCATCGTCCTAGATGGCGACCGCACGCTGGCGGGCGGCGGATCTCAGCTCGCGCTGCGCGGCGTCGCCTCCGGCATCGCCGTCACCTACACCGTCCCCGGCGCCGCGCCGACATTGCTTGGCGGCGGTTGCGGCTGCGACGACATGCTGCTCCTCCATGGCAGCAACACGCATGTCACCGGTATCGCCTTCGATGGAAATTCCGGTATGGCCAATTCGGGCATCGTGGTCGGCAATAATAAAGGCAACATCCACCTGACGAACCTCTCCCTGTCGGATCTGTCGGGCGGCGGCATCGATCTGGGGATGGGCAACGGGATCGTCATGGACAATGTCCATATGTCGCGGATCGGCTTTGCGGGCGTCATGGCCAATGACCGCAACACTATCGTGATGCGGAACTCGACCATGGATGACGTCATGCTGGCCGGGCTCTATCTCGACACGGATAATTTCCTCCATATGCAGAATGTCGAGATTTCCAACGTCTCGATGACCGGCGCCCTGTTGCTCAATTCCGGCAATGAAGCCGTGATCGAGAATGCCGTCTTCAGCGGCACGGGCGATGCCGCCCTTCTCGCCGTCGATGGAAACATTGTGCGGGCGAGCGGCCTCACCATCCGCGATACGGGCGGGCATGGCATCGACCTCTACGACAACAACACATTCATCCTCGAGGACAGCCTGGTGGAGAATACTTTCGGCTCCTCGCTTTCCGCCATGGCGAACAACGACATCACCGTGACAGGCGCCACTTTCCGCGATGCGGGTTGGGACGCGATCTATCTCCTTGAGGACAACCGCCTCGCCCTGTCGGATACGCTGATCGGGGGAACGATCGGCGGCGACCTCCTCCTCGTGAACGACTTCGGCAATGTTCTTTCCGGCAGCGGCAACGAGAATGCCGCCACGGCCGGGGGCACTCTCTGCACCGCGCCTCCCGGCGGCGTGTCCGGTTCCATCGCCTTCAGCGACGGCAGCGTGATCGAGGACGCCACCTGTCACTGA